The following proteins are encoded in a genomic region of Pelodictyon phaeoclathratiforme BU-1:
- a CDS encoding putative DNA binding domain-containing protein yields MNIQHLDSASKLDALLALTAESEVVEFKELNLEEIERIRAQATLEDWSAAIVPDAGLDDLDDEALRVARNNFKSKFPDKAVDVDAWDNATFLNKAKLSIKGKLTRTALILLGNNEAEHFLLPADVKIRWILKDHLGNDRDYALFGLPMLLAVDKVYAKIRNLKYRYLPEGTLFPEEIDQYEPYAIREAVNNCLAHQDYSLAGRINVIEGDETLTFTNLGSFAPGDVKRVVMEDAPEEYYRNRFLATAMFNLKMVETAGGGIRKLFLLQSARFFPLPDYELSSNRVKLKLTGKVLNMDYARLLASTGDLTLSEIMALDKVQKKLSLSNDEEKLLKAKFLIEGRKPNFYISQKVAQKIGKKASYSKNRALDKQYYLDMICRAIGEHGSLNRKDINDLLWNKLPDWMSDKQKMYKIGNLMGELRRNQVTVNKGSMATPQWVLVK; encoded by the coding sequence ATGAACATTCAGCATCTTGATTCTGCGTCAAAACTTGACGCATTGCTTGCCTTAACTGCTGAGAGCGAGGTGGTAGAATTCAAGGAGCTTAATCTGGAAGAGATCGAACGCATCCGTGCACAGGCAACTCTGGAGGATTGGAGTGCGGCAATAGTACCCGATGCGGGGCTGGATGATCTGGACGACGAGGCTCTCCGGGTCGCGCGTAACAACTTCAAGAGCAAATTCCCTGATAAAGCGGTTGACGTTGACGCATGGGACAATGCGACCTTTTTGAACAAGGCCAAATTATCCATCAAAGGAAAGTTGACCCGTACCGCCCTGATATTGCTGGGCAACAATGAAGCTGAACATTTTTTGTTGCCTGCTGATGTCAAAATCCGCTGGATACTCAAAGATCATTTGGGTAATGACCGTGACTATGCCTTGTTTGGTTTGCCGATGCTGCTTGCTGTTGACAAGGTCTATGCCAAAATCCGCAATCTGAAATACCGCTATCTCCCTGAAGGCACACTCTTTCCTGAAGAGATTGATCAATATGAGCCTTATGCAATTCGTGAGGCTGTAAATAATTGCCTTGCCCATCAGGATTATTCTCTGGCTGGGCGTATCAATGTGATTGAAGGAGACGAGACGCTGACCTTCACCAACCTCGGGAGTTTTGCGCCTGGCGATGTAAAGCGCGTGGTGATGGAAGACGCCCCGGAGGAGTATTACCGGAACCGCTTTTTAGCGACGGCTATGTTCAACCTGAAGATGGTGGAGACGGCAGGCGGCGGAATCCGGAAGTTGTTTCTGTTGCAGAGTGCCCGGTTTTTTCCGTTGCCCGATTATGAGCTTTCAAGCAATCGTGTAAAATTGAAACTCACTGGCAAGGTGCTGAACATGGACTATGCCCGTCTGCTTGCCAGCACCGGCGACTTGACTCTCAGCGAAATCATGGCGCTCGACAAGGTGCAAAAGAAGCTTTCACTCAGTAACGATGAAGAAAAACTGCTTAAAGCAAAATTCCTTATCGAAGGGCGCAAACCGAATTTTTATATCTCTCAAAAGGTGGCGCAGAAGATCGGTAAAAAAGCATCATACAGTAAAAACAGGGCTTTAGACAAACAGTACTACCTTGATATGATCTGCAGAGCGATTGGCGAACATGGTTCATTGAACCGCAAGGATATTAATGATCTCCTTTGGAATAAACTGCCTGATTGGATGAGTGATAAGCAGAAGATGTATAAGATAGGCAATCTGATGGGAGAGCTTCGCAGGAATCAAGTGACTGTCAATAAAGGTAGCATGGCTACTCCTCAGTGGGTTCTCGTAAAATAG
- a CDS encoding IS1634 family transposase, whose translation MHVDIIPNRNSRPAILLRESWRENDKVMKRTVANISNWPPEQVTALRRVLKNEPLVSPSEVFSIERSLPHGHVEALLEMIRLIGFDKMIAARRTRERDLVLAMIVERLIAPSSKLATTRLWHSTTLAQLLNVEDADEDELYAAMDWLLERQPVLEKRFASRHLGEGQHVFYDVSNSSYEGHCCPLARLGHDKQGRRGKPIITYGVLTDVKGRPIAVEVYPGNTGDPSTVADQVEKLKERFALQRVVLVGDRGTLTQTQIDILKTHPGIGWISALRSENIRKLAANNHLQLSLFDEKNLAEITSADFPDERLIACFNPLLCDERRRKRQELLDATENKLQKIVDEVHRRTKTPLSASEIGQKVGKVINGYKMAKHFELSIADGEFSFKRKAESIAQEAELDGIYVIRTSESRQNLSAEDTVRSYKNLAKVEQVFRTFKSIDLQVRPIYHYYAERVRAHIFLCLLVYYVEWHMRQALAPLLFDDEELAQDRKERDPIKPAVSSKSAKKKKSTKTNKEGFPVHSFRSLIMELGTRSRNRCRLKSAPGSPVISQDTEPTPLQTRAMELIRLYPVDGS comes from the coding sequence ATGCACGTTGATATTATTCCAAATAGAAACTCTCGTCCCGCCATCTTGCTCCGTGAGTCTTGGCGTGAGAACGACAAAGTCATGAAACGCACCGTGGCTAATATTTCGAACTGGCCTCCGGAACAGGTTACTGCGTTACGACGGGTTTTGAAAAATGAACCGCTGGTCTCACCCAGTGAGGTATTTTCAATTGAACGCTCATTGCCTCATGGTCATGTTGAAGCTCTTCTTGAGATGATTCGTCTTATCGGTTTTGACAAAATGATCGCTGCCCGACGGACTCGTGAGCGTGATCTCGTTTTGGCAATGATCGTCGAACGCCTGATTGCGCCATCTTCAAAATTGGCCACTACGAGGTTATGGCATAGCACAACTCTTGCGCAGTTACTCAATGTTGAGGATGCTGATGAAGATGAATTGTATGCAGCCATGGACTGGTTGCTGGAACGCCAACCTGTTCTTGAAAAGAGATTTGCAAGCCGTCACCTTGGTGAAGGTCAACACGTATTTTATGATGTGAGCAATAGCTCTTATGAGGGCCATTGTTGTCCCCTGGCACGTTTAGGCCACGATAAACAGGGTCGGCGAGGCAAGCCAATTATTACCTACGGAGTACTGACCGATGTCAAGGGGCGTCCCATAGCTGTTGAGGTTTATCCGGGTAACACTGGTGATCCCAGTACCGTAGCAGACCAAGTGGAGAAGCTGAAAGAGCGTTTTGCCTTGCAGCGAGTGGTTCTGGTTGGAGATCGTGGTACATTGACTCAGACACAGATTGATATCCTGAAAACTCATCCCGGGATTGGGTGGATTTCAGCGTTGCGAAGTGAAAACATTCGCAAACTTGCAGCAAATAATCATTTGCAGTTGTCATTGTTTGATGAAAAAAATCTGGCAGAAATAACTTCGGCAGATTTCCCCGATGAACGCCTGATCGCCTGCTTCAACCCCCTGCTCTGTGATGAACGGAGGCGCAAGCGCCAGGAGTTATTGGATGCAACAGAAAACAAGCTACAAAAAATTGTTGATGAGGTTCATCGTCGCACGAAAACCCCGCTGAGTGCATCGGAAATTGGTCAAAAGGTTGGCAAGGTGATCAATGGGTATAAAATGGCCAAACACTTTGAGCTATCGATTGCTGACGGAGAGTTTTCCTTCAAGAGGAAAGCTGAATCGATCGCACAAGAAGCGGAGTTGGATGGCATCTATGTTATTCGCACCAGCGAAAGCCGACAGAACCTGTCGGCAGAGGATACCGTAAGAAGCTATAAGAATTTAGCAAAAGTTGAACAGGTTTTCCGCACCTTCAAAAGTATTGACCTGCAGGTACGGCCCATATACCATTATTATGCCGAACGTGTTCGTGCCCATATCTTTCTGTGCTTGCTGGTTTATTATGTTGAGTGGCACATGCGTCAAGCACTTGCTCCTTTGCTCTTCGATGATGAAGAACTTGCTCAGGACAGGAAAGAGCGCGATCCGATCAAGCCTGCAGTCTCATCCAAATCGGCAAAAAAGAAAAAAAGTACAAAAACAAACAAAGAGGGATTCCCCGTTCACAGTTTTCGCTCGCTTATCATGGAACTGGGCACTCGCAGTCGAAACCGGTGCAGACTGAAATCTGCTCCAGGAAGCCCTGTGATTTCCCAGGATACCGAACCAACACCACTTCAAACCCGTGCAATGGAATTGATTCGTTTGTACCCAGTAGATGGAAGTTGA
- a CDS encoding site-specific DNA-methyltransferase, whose product MPSLDWIGKKAVVNHHKQVPFHLLRQNMELSAGDPDSKNLLVQGDNLVALKALLPYYAGQVKCIYIDPPYNTGVDERDESGKRTGWVYDDNVSNPEIKDWLHKVVGAEAEDLSRHDKWLCMMYPRLMMLHEFLKEDGVIFASIDETEYANLRLLFDEIFGLGNRVGTIIWDNATDNNPTNIAMEHEYILCYAKNKSQLPSVWKSPNLAVKTKLLQIGDDFVEQYPDQKERQEAYTKWFRENKDYLWPFDRYKFIDGDGIYTGSQSVHNPGKEGYRYDIIHPTTELPCKQPMMGYRFPQETYYRLLSEKRVIFGNDETKLIELKVYVKDYRAKLSSLFTLDGRVGTNEIKDILHYDKRPFDFPKPTTLLEELFSFTTSGDDLILDSFAGSGTSGHAVLKLNKSDGQNRRFILIEMKEKIARDITAERIRRVSEGYESIKNVSVKGLGGGFRFCELGEPLFSADGSINKAVTFKELAHHIFFIATGEPLPPATDFSTPFLGILNNIAVYLLYNGILGDNEDEGGNVLTRSVLSRLPKHEGTKIVYGNGCLLGSSHLNRENIIFRQIPYEVRCS is encoded by the coding sequence ATGCCGTCACTTGACTGGATTGGGAAAAAAGCTGTTGTAAACCACCACAAGCAGGTGCCGTTTCATTTGTTGCGTCAGAATATGGAGTTGTCGGCTGGTGACCCTGATTCAAAAAATCTTCTGGTGCAGGGGGATAACCTTGTGGCCTTGAAGGCATTGCTGCCATACTATGCCGGGCAGGTGAAGTGCATCTATATCGACCCGCCGTATAACACCGGAGTGGATGAGCGTGATGAAAGCGGGAAACGTACCGGATGGGTCTATGACGATAATGTCAGCAACCCTGAAATCAAAGATTGGCTTCACAAGGTTGTCGGGGCAGAGGCGGAAGATCTTTCTCGCCACGACAAGTGGTTGTGCATGATGTACCCGCGTCTCATGATGTTACATGAATTCCTGAAAGAAGATGGAGTGATTTTTGCAAGTATTGATGAAACAGAATACGCGAATCTCCGTCTGCTTTTTGATGAGATTTTTGGGCTTGGAAATCGTGTTGGAACAATAATCTGGGACAATGCCACCGACAACAACCCGACCAATATTGCGATGGAGCACGAATACATTCTTTGTTACGCAAAAAACAAGAGTCAGCTCCCATCAGTCTGGAAATCGCCAAATCTTGCGGTAAAAACGAAGCTTCTTCAAATCGGGGATGATTTCGTGGAGCAATATCCAGATCAGAAAGAACGCCAAGAAGCGTATACAAAGTGGTTTAGAGAAAACAAAGATTACTTGTGGCCTTTTGACAGGTATAAATTCATTGACGGAGACGGGATATACACAGGAAGTCAAAGCGTTCATAACCCTGGTAAAGAGGGGTATCGGTACGATATTATTCACCCAACAACGGAGCTACCATGTAAGCAGCCCATGATGGGTTACAGATTTCCGCAAGAAACCTATTACAGGTTGTTATCCGAAAAACGTGTCATTTTTGGCAATGATGAAACGAAGCTGATCGAGTTGAAGGTCTACGTAAAAGATTACAGAGCAAAGCTCTCCAGTCTTTTTACTCTCGACGGACGGGTCGGTACCAACGAAATCAAGGACATTCTTCATTACGATAAGCGCCCCTTTGATTTCCCAAAGCCAACGACATTACTGGAAGAGCTGTTCAGTTTTACAACATCAGGTGATGATCTGATTTTGGACTCTTTTGCGGGTTCGGGAACATCAGGTCATGCGGTATTGAAATTGAACAAAAGTGATGGTCAAAACCGGCGATTTATTCTTATCGAAATGAAAGAGAAGATAGCCCGCGATATCACGGCTGAACGTATCCGACGAGTTTCTGAAGGGTATGAAAGTATAAAGAATGTATCAGTGAAGGGCCTCGGTGGCGGTTTTCGCTTCTGCGAACTCGGCGAACCCCTCTTCTCCGCAGACGGCTCCATCAACAAGGCGGTCACCTTCAAGGAGCTGGCGCATCACATCTTTTTCATTGCGACCGGGGAGCCTCTGCCACCGGCCACCGATTTCTCAACCCCGTTTCTTGGCATCTTGAACAATATCGCAGTCTATCTGCTCTACAACGGAATTCTCGGCGATAACGAGGATGAGGGCGGCAATGTGCTTACCCGTTCTGTGTTAAGCCGGTTGCCGAAACATGAGGGCACAAAAATTGTCTACGGCAATGGCTGCCTGCTTGGCTCATCGCATCTCAACCGGGAGAATATCATTTTCCGCCAAATCCCCTACGAAGTGAGGTGCTCATGA
- a CDS encoding type II toxin-antitoxin system HicB family antitoxin: MQKQLTVIITHEKDGYASICPEFDIASQGESIENARDNLREALELFFETASSEEIRTRLHEKVYVTRMGVAVG, from the coding sequence ATGCAAAAGCAACTGACAGTCATTATCACACATGAAAAGGATGGGTATGCTTCCATTTGTCCCGAATTTGATATTGCAAGCCAAGGAGAGAGCATTGAAAACGCCCGCGATAATCTTCGTGAAGCCTTGGAGTTGTTCTTTGAAACCGCATCCAGTGAAGAGATCCGGACACGCTTGCATGAAAAGGTATATGTCACCCGGATGGGGGTTGCTGTTGGGTAA
- a CDS encoding DEAD/DEAH box helicase: MITLKDYQWRSLSALSDYFTAFQQDESAGMAYATVTRHSFGAALSYREVKELPGLPYICLRMPTGGGKTIVASHAIGIAAKELMHTETPVVLWLVPSNTIKEQTCNALKDRNHPYRQAVEESMPSVAVLTMPEALYVTRPTLANNATIIVSTIQAFRVDETEGRKVYEQSGVLMEHFTDLDTALAQTLEAYDNGVPIQSLANLLKMHRPIVIVDEAHNSRTQLSFETLARFNPSCIIEFTATPATEHNPSNILYSVSAAELKAAQMIKMPIRLETRPNWKELLTDAIACRKHLEQLALEEQQATGEYIRPIMLIQAQAKSQTHETLTVEVVEQCLIDDFNIPAEQIRRATGTDKGLENLDLAASSCKVRFIITVQALREGWDCPFAYVLCSVAEMRSSTAVEQILGRIMRLHLAKRKQRAELNMAYAFSASKNFVEAANALEDALIQNGFNRQEAKELITRMPAGEQGRLDLFFKVSEPLAEVPLLAGLPETVANKFTYDEASKTCTFVGIMEEPEKYAILDCCTTPEAKATIERLYRKSCGIPPEQPKTAAELGIDFSVPLLSVQQGELFEPFEESHFLEIPWRLSKYPPAFTESDYAAKQFDGKVIDIDVDDRGKVSKSFLKDLRHQISFLEPDDDESVATLVH, translated from the coding sequence ATGATAACCCTCAAGGATTACCAGTGGCGGTCGTTATCGGCCCTCTCCGACTATTTTACAGCCTTTCAGCAGGATGAGAGTGCCGGGATGGCTTATGCCACTGTCACCCGGCACTCCTTTGGCGCGGCGCTTTCTTATCGGGAGGTGAAGGAGCTTCCGGGGCTGCCCTATATCTGCCTCAGAATGCCCACTGGCGGAGGCAAAACCATTGTTGCCAGCCATGCCATCGGTATTGCGGCCAAAGAGTTGATGCACACGGAAACGCCGGTTGTTCTCTGGCTTGTTCCCTCCAATACCATCAAGGAGCAGACCTGTAATGCTCTGAAAGATCGGAACCACCCCTACCGGCAGGCGGTTGAGGAGTCGATGCCCTCGGTTGCGGTGCTGACCATGCCGGAGGCGCTCTACGTCACTCGTCCGACGCTTGCCAACAATGCCACCATTATTGTCTCCACCATTCAGGCCTTCAGGGTCGATGAAACGGAGGGGCGAAAGGTCTATGAGCAATCCGGCGTTCTGATGGAGCACTTCACTGATCTCGACACCGCTCTCGCCCAAACCCTTGAAGCCTACGACAACGGCGTGCCGATTCAGTCGCTGGCCAATCTGTTGAAAATGCACCGTCCAATTGTGATTGTTGACGAAGCGCACAACTCCCGGACGCAGCTCTCCTTTGAAACGCTCGCCCGCTTCAACCCCTCCTGCATCATTGAGTTCACAGCAACACCGGCCACCGAGCACAATCCAAGCAACATCCTCTACTCCGTCTCGGCGGCAGAGCTGAAGGCGGCCCAGATGATCAAGATGCCCATCCGGCTCGAAACAAGGCCAAACTGGAAGGAGCTGCTGACGGATGCCATCGCTTGCCGCAAGCATCTTGAACAGCTTGCCCTTGAAGAGCAGCAGGCGACAGGCGAGTACATCAGGCCGATCATGCTCATTCAGGCACAGGCCAAAAGCCAGACGCATGAGACGCTCACCGTTGAGGTTGTTGAGCAGTGCCTGATTGATGATTTTAACATTCCGGCGGAGCAGATTCGCCGGGCTACCGGAACCGACAAGGGGCTGGAAAATCTTGACCTTGCGGCATCGAGTTGCAAGGTACGCTTTATCATTACCGTGCAGGCATTGCGGGAGGGGTGGGACTGCCCCTTTGCCTACGTCCTTTGCTCCGTTGCCGAGATGCGCTCCTCCACGGCGGTCGAACAGATTCTCGGCCGTATCATGCGGCTGCACCTTGCAAAGCGGAAGCAGCGGGCAGAGCTGAACATGGCTTATGCCTTTTCAGCATCGAAAAACTTTGTTGAGGCGGCCAACGCCCTTGAAGATGCGCTGATTCAAAACGGCTTCAACCGGCAGGAGGCCAAAGAGCTGATAACCCGTATGCCAGCCGGGGAACAGGGCAGGCTTGACCTCTTCTTCAAGGTCTCGGAACCTCTCGCAGAAGTGCCACTCCTTGCAGGGTTGCCCGAAACCGTTGCCAATAAATTCACCTACGACGAGGCGAGCAAAACCTGCACCTTCGTCGGTATCATGGAAGAGCCTGAGAAGTACGCGATTCTTGATTGCTGCACAACGCCGGAAGCCAAGGCAACTATCGAGAGGCTCTATCGCAAAAGCTGTGGCATACCGCCGGAACAGCCAAAAACAGCGGCTGAACTCGGCATTGACTTCTCGGTTCCTCTCCTCTCCGTGCAGCAGGGTGAGCTGTTTGAACCCTTCGAGGAGAGCCATTTCCTTGAAATTCCGTGGAGACTCTCCAAATACCCGCCCGCCTTCACCGAGTCAGACTATGCAGCAAAGCAGTTTGACGGTAAGGTGATTGACATTGACGTTGATGATCGCGGCAAGGTCTCAAAGTCATTCCTCAAGGATTTGCGCCATCAGATCTCTTTTCTGGAGCCAGATGACGATGAAAGTGTGGCAACGCTGGTTCACTAA
- a CDS encoding type II toxin-antitoxin system RelE/ParE family toxin, producing the protein MSYQILFFNKSVQKEIEAWPIGINASFVRITEQIVISGPNLGLPYTRPFGDGLFEIRARGAEGIGRAFFCCLVDRKVVILHGFIKKRQATPIKELKLARKRLKEITP; encoded by the coding sequence ATGAGCTATCAAATTCTGTTTTTCAATAAATCCGTCCAGAAAGAGATTGAAGCCTGGCCAATCGGCATCAATGCGAGCTTTGTCCGGATTACAGAGCAAATCGTGATCTCTGGGCCAAATCTTGGGTTACCCTACACCCGACCATTTGGTGATGGATTGTTCGAAATTCGTGCAAGAGGTGCTGAGGGAATTGGACGAGCTTTTTTCTGTTGTCTGGTTGACCGGAAGGTTGTCATTTTGCATGGATTCATAAAAAAGAGACAGGCGACACCAATCAAAGAGTTGAAACTTGCCAGAAAACGGCTGAAGGAGATTACACCATGA
- a CDS encoding DUF4062 domain-containing protein, whose amino-acid sequence MIEYRNSVMEVLRGNEMIYRGMEFFGASENTPIDVCFQNIAESDRMIVLLGTRYGSRPDCNSHSFTELEIREAERLGKPILIYILDTDRQPVLIKHVDSGKNKSDLDALINYLSNKYSVQKYVTPEELGVILARDLLRIEKDTNTHRGKNSLIGEYRETAYDKLAYWYDHWYKDHWELDDPFKTIVSIIKAYDEGSRGNILRKKILDCACGTGNTYVSFTKNGYNIYGTDGSRYMLQKAKNNCDSIGVSTDHIELEPLNWTDNKSYHAKFSSGFFDVIINTANSFCHIPPVSGYMDVALNNFYDLLAPGGLLIIDTKKYIKTRSLNDIETYQELRYIAGKQEWILRSEREEPRNIEGLGNVKFHTRLMYDNDPAFTHPVCRALIVVTIYGESINPCVHVIPYYPLPSVMLKMEMEKAGFMPVTIFPAMENLVLDWKYDIVVGRKPG is encoded by the coding sequence ATGATCGAATATCGTAACTCGGTTATGGAGGTATTGCGTGGAAATGAAATGATATATCGCGGAATGGAGTTTTTTGGCGCATCAGAAAATACTCCTATTGATGTTTGCTTCCAAAATATTGCAGAATCAGATCGAATGATTGTTCTTTTAGGTACTCGTTATGGTTCACGTCCAGATTGCAATAGTCACTCATTTACGGAATTGGAAATAAGGGAGGCTGAAAGGCTTGGAAAGCCTATTCTGATTTATATTTTAGATACAGATAGACAGCCTGTGTTAATAAAACATGTTGACTCGGGAAAAAACAAATCAGATTTGGACGCATTAATTAATTATTTAAGTAATAAGTATTCTGTCCAGAAGTATGTGACACCTGAGGAATTGGGGGTGATTTTAGCTAGAGATCTTCTTCGAATAGAAAAAGACACAAACACACACAGGGGAAAAAATAGTTTAATAGGGGAGTATAGAGAAACTGCGTATGACAAATTAGCATATTGGTATGATCATTGGTATAAAGATCATTGGGAGCTTGATGATCCATTTAAGACTATTGTATCTATAATAAAAGCCTATGATGAGGGCTCACGGGGAAATATACTACGGAAAAAAATATTGGATTGTGCTTGTGGTACCGGCAACACCTATGTTTCATTCACAAAGAATGGCTATAATATTTATGGCACTGATGGCTCCCGCTATATGCTTCAAAAAGCAAAAAATAATTGTGATAGCATAGGGGTATCGACGGATCATATTGAGTTAGAGCCGCTTAATTGGACAGATAATAAATCTTATCATGCTAAATTTTCTTCTGGTTTTTTTGATGTAATTATTAATACTGCGAATTCGTTTTGTCATATACCACCTGTTTCGGGATATATGGATGTTGCTCTGAATAATTTTTACGACCTTTTAGCACCAGGAGGGTTGCTTATCATTGATACAAAGAAATATATAAAAACCCGATCTTTAAATGATATAGAGACATACCAAGAGTTGCGATACATCGCGGGAAAACAAGAATGGATATTAAGATCTGAGAGAGAAGAACCTCGGAATATTGAGGGCCTTGGGAACGTAAAATTCCATACAAGATTGATGTATGACAATGACCCTGCTTTTACTCATCCGGTCTGTAGGGCTTTAATTGTTGTTACGATTTATGGGGAATCTATCAATCCATGTGTCCACGTAATACCATATTATCCATTACCTTCAGTGATGTTAAAGATGGAAATGGAAAAGGCGGGATTTATGCCGGTGACGATTTTTCCGGCTATGGAAAATCTTGTTTTGGACTGGAAGTATGATATTGTTGTTGGGAGAAAGCCGGGATAA
- a CDS encoding AAA family ATPase, with product MITSFDIKNFGPLSSLRGEGLGKLNLVLGANSCGKTFLLKALYATMRAQEESGRGEDPRDFSEVLGDKLYWTFQADKLGDLVQKGVGNRLAVSVTMQNNCSLAYEFGPDASRKVVPLHNNLAPREANSIFLPPKEVLTLARVILKSGLQDKAFGFDATYVDLVLALQNPTQRERTFNGFTRSRQQLERMFQGKIEYVPDAERWVYKKGNSRFSLNTTAEGIKKIAILDTLLGNRFLTPDSVVFIDEPESALHPTAISQLLDIVYQLSDAGIQFFIASHSYFVVKKLYLIALSKNIHIPVFLADQDGGWHQEDLLQGIPDNEIINESIRLFDQELEVSAG from the coding sequence ATGATTACGTCATTTGATATTAAAAACTTCGGACCGTTATCGTCTCTACGGGGAGAGGGTTTGGGGAAGCTCAACCTGGTGCTTGGCGCCAATAGCTGCGGAAAGACCTTTCTTCTCAAGGCGCTGTATGCAACGATGCGTGCACAGGAAGAGAGCGGAAGGGGAGAAGATCCCCGTGACTTTTCCGAGGTGCTGGGTGACAAGCTGTACTGGACATTTCAGGCTGATAAGTTAGGTGATTTGGTGCAAAAAGGTGTCGGTAATCGTCTTGCTGTTTCCGTTACTATGCAGAATAACTGTAGTCTGGCTTACGAGTTTGGCCCTGATGCCAGTCGCAAGGTAGTGCCGTTACACAACAATTTGGCGCCAAGAGAGGCCAATTCTATTTTTTTACCGCCTAAAGAGGTGTTGACACTTGCCAGGGTCATTTTGAAGTCAGGTCTGCAAGACAAGGCATTTGGTTTTGATGCAACCTATGTCGATTTGGTGCTTGCTCTTCAAAATCCGACGCAGCGAGAGCGAACTTTCAACGGCTTTACTCGTTCACGCCAGCAGTTGGAGCGGATGTTTCAGGGAAAGATTGAATATGTGCCGGATGCTGAACGATGGGTCTACAAAAAGGGAAACAGTCGTTTTTCGCTGAATACGACGGCGGAGGGAATAAAAAAAATAGCCATTCTTGATACGCTCCTTGGGAATCGTTTTTTAACCCCGGATTCTGTTGTTTTTATTGATGAGCCTGAGTCAGCATTGCATCCAACAGCGATCAGTCAGTTGCTCGACATTGTCTATCAACTCTCTGATGCAGGAATTCAGTTTTTTATTGCATCACACTCCTATTTTGTGGTGAAAAAGCTCTATTTGATAGCCTTATCAAAAAATATACATATCCCGGTATTTCTTGCTGACCAGGACGGAGGCTGGCATCAGGAAGATTTACTGCAAGGCATTCCGGATAATGAAATCATTAATGAATCCATTCGCCTTTTTGATCAAGAGCTTGAGGTCTCTGCGGGATGA